In Tripterygium wilfordii isolate XIE 37 chromosome 15, ASM1340144v1, whole genome shotgun sequence, one DNA window encodes the following:
- the LOC120017025 gene encoding anthocyanidin 3-O-glucosyltransferase 2-like: MKKTELIFIPTPGISHLAPTVEVGKLIINRDDRLSITFLIIEPQRFDSKLASYIESLASSTISNRLQFIKLPRLEPTSSEKPLGLVKLLEDQKPLVKEQLTKIVQTQNGPQLAGFVIDMFCTSMIDLANEFEVPTYIYFTSSATFLGLQFHLQTLHDEQNVDISEFDGSDAELELPVLLNPVPAKVLPTSFLNKDWRPNILAITRRYREAKGIIVNTFTELEPLAVNSLLIPPVYPVGPILNLKSDSAERAGEADKKSDIMKWLDDQPPSSVVFLCFGTFGSFGPDQVIEIASALELSGHRFVWSLLQSPPRGPVPALPTEYTNIVEVLPEGFLDRTAETGKIIGWAPQVAILSHPAIGGFVSHCGWNSILESIWFGVPIAAWPMYAEQQFNAFHVVVELGLGVEIKVDYRKSFMDKPEGIVSFEEIERGITSVMEHDSEIRRKVKKMSEASRMALMEGGSSYPNLDRLISEFLDGYDECM, translated from the coding sequence ATGAAGAAAACAGAACTGATTTTCATCCCTACACCTGGAATCAGCCACCTGGCGCCTACTGTGGAGGTAGGAAAGCTCATCATCAACCGTGATGACCGGCTTTCCATAACATTCCTTATTATAGAGCCACAGAGATTTGACTCCAAACTTGCCTCTTACATTGAATCACTTGCTTCCTCCACCATATCCAACCGTCTCCAATTCATCAAACTCCCTCGTCTTGAGCCAACATCCTCAGAAAAGCCCTTGGGCTTAGTTAAGTTGCTCGAGGACCAGAAACCCCTTGTCAAAGAACAATTGACCAAGATTGTTCAGACCCAAAATGGTCCTCAACTCGCTGGCTTCGTTATTGATATGTTCTGTACATCCATGATAGACTTGGCCAACGAGTTTGAGGTTCCCACCTATATTTACTTCACATCAAGCGCAACTTTCTTAGGACTCCAGTTTCATCTCCAAACTCTTCATGATGAGCAAAACGTGGACATTTCAGAGTTTGATGGCTCAGATGCAGAGTTAGAGCTGCCAGTTTTGCTGAACCCAGTTCCAGCTAAGGTCCTACCAACTTCTTTTCTTAACAAGGACTGGCGGCCTAATATCTTGGCTATTACGAGAAGGTACAGAGAAGCCAAAGGTATCATTGTAAACACATTCACGGAGCTCGAACCACTTGCAGTGAACTCTCTTCTTATCCCTCCAGTGTACCCTGTGGGACCGATTTTAAATCTCAAGAGTGATAGTGCTGAAAGAGCAGGTGAGGCTGACAAAAAGTCTGATATCATGAAATGGCTTGATGATCAACCTCCATCATCTGTGGTGTTCCTGTGCTTTGGGACGTTCGGAAGCTTTGGTCCGGACCAGGTGATAGAAATTGCATCTGCACTGGAGTTAAGCGGGCATCGATTCGTTTGGTCTTTACTGCAATCCCCACCGAGGGGCCCAGTCCCTGCACTTCCTACTGAGTACACTAATATTGTAGAAGTACTACCAGAAGGATTTTTAGACAGAACGGCTGAGACTGGTAAGATCATCGGATGGGCTCCGCAGGTCGCAATCCTGTCTCACCCTGCAATCGGAGGGTTCGTGTCACATTGTGGATGGAATTCAATTCTAGAGAGTATATGGTTTGGTGTTCCAATTGCTGCATGGCCAATGTATGCAGAGCAACAATTCAATGCCTTTCATGTGGTGGTGGAGTTAGGGTTGGGTGTGGAGATAAAAGTGGATTATAGGAAGTCTTTCATGGACAAACCTGAAGGTATAGTGAGCTTCGAGGAGATTGAAAGAGGAATTACAAGTGTTATGGAGCATGATAGTGAGATAAGAAGAAAAGTGAAGAAAATGAGTGAAGCAAGCAGGATGGCTTTGATGGAAGGTGGGTCTTCATACCCTAATTTGGACCGTCTGATATCTGAATTCTTAGACGGTTACGATGAATGTATGTGA
- the LOC120017031 gene encoding pentatricopeptide repeat-containing protein At3g22150, chloroplastic-like, with product MDSHTLHTNGLIQLHSQTTTTWNTIIGFIFNNLSDEALLLYSRMKNVFPRVKCHSYTCSSTLKPSAETRLVGRKSRGLPSYSLFNESE from the exons ATGGACAGCCACACCTTGCACACCAACGGTTTGATACAATTACACAGCCAAACCACCACTACCTGGAACACCATCATCGGCTTCATCTTCAACAATCTGTCAGATGAGGCCCTCTTGTTATACAGTCGGATGAAAAATGTCTTTCCCCGAGTTAAATGTCACTCTTACACTTGCTCATCTACCCTCAAGCCCAGTGCTGAGACCCGCCTTGTTGGTAGGAAAAGCCGCGGACTGCCATCTTATTCGTTGTTTAACGAATCCGA GTGA
- the LOC120017027 gene encoding anthocyanidin 3-O-glucosyltransferase 2-like isoform X2, which translates to MKKAELIFIPAPGISHLAPTVEVGKLIINRDDRLSITFLIIEPQRFDSKLASYIESLASSTISNRLQFIKLPRLEPTSSEKTLGIGKLLEDQKPHVKEQVTKIVQTQNGPQLAGFVIDMFCTSMIDLANEFEVPTYLYFTSSAAFLGLQFHLQTLHDEQNVNISEFDGSDAELELPVLLNPVPAKVLPTPFLNKDWQPSILAITRRYREAKGIILNTFTELEPLAVNSLLIPPVYPVGPILNLKSDSAERAGEADKKSDIMKWLDDQPPSSVVFLCFGSLGSFGPDQVIEIASALELSGHRFVWSLRQSPPGGAASAPPTEYTSLVEVLPEGFLGRTAGTGKIIGWAPQVAILSHPAIGGFVSHCGWNSTLESVWFGVPIAAWPMYAEQQFNAFHVVVELGLGVEIKMDYRRSFMDKPEGIVSFEEIERGITSVMEHDSEVRKKMQKMSESSRFALMEGGSSYSNLGRLISEFVDNIS; encoded by the coding sequence ATGAAGAAAGCAGAACTGATTTTCATCCCTGCACCTGGAATCAGCCACCTGGCGCCAACTGTGGAGGTAGGAAAGCTCATCATCAACCGTGATGACCGGCTTTCCATAACATTCCTTATTATAGAGCCACAGAGATTTGACTCCAAACTTGCCTCTTACATTGAATCACTTGCTTCCTCCACCATATCCAACCGTCTCCAATTCATCAAACTCCCTCGTCTTGAGCCAACATCCTCAGAAAAGACCTTGGGCATAGGTAAGTTGCTCGAGGACCAGAAACCCCATGTCAAAGAACAAGTGACCAAGATTGTTCAGACCCAAAATGGTCCTCAACTCGCTGGCTTCGTTATTGATATGTTCTGTACATCGATGATAGACTTGGCCAACGAGTTTGAGGTTCCCACCTATCTTTACTTCACATCAAGCGCGGCTTTCTTAGGACTCCAGTTTCATCTCCAAACTCTTCATGATGAGCAAAACGTGAACATTTCAGAGTTCGATGGCTCAGATGCAGAGTTAGAGCTGCCAGTTTTGCTGAACCCAGTTCCAGCTAAGGTCCTACCAACTCCTTTTCTTAACAAGGACTGGCAGCCTTCTATCTTGGCTATTACAAGAAGGTACAGAGAAGCCAAAGGTATCATTTTAAACACATTCACGGAGCTCGAACCACTTGCAGTAAACTCTCTTCTTATCCCTCCAGTGTACCCTGTTGGACCAATTTTAAATCTCAAGAGTGATAGTGCTGAAAGAGCAGGTGAGGCTGACAAAAAGTCTGATATCATGAAATGGCTCGATGATCAACCTCCATCATCTGTGGTGTTCCTGTGTTTTGGGAGCTTGGGAAGCTTTGGTCCGGACCAGGTGATAGAAATTGCATCTGCACTGGAGTTAAGCGGGCATCGATTCGTTTGGTCTTTACGGCAATCCCCACCGGGGGGCGCAGCCTCTGCACCTCCTACTGAGTACACTAGTCTTGTAGAAGTATTGCCAGAAGGATTTTTAGGCAGAACGGCTGGGACTGGTAAGATCATCGGATGGGCTCCGCAAGTTGCAATCCTTTCTCACCCAGCAATCGGAGGGTTCGTGTCGCATTGTGGATGGAATTCAACTCTTGAGAGTGTATGGTTTGGTGTTCCAATTGCTGCGTGGCCAATGTATGCAGAGCAACAATTCAATGCCTTTCATGTGGTGGTGGAGTTAGGGTTGGGTGTGGAGATAAAAATGGATTATAGGAGGTCTTTCATGGACAAACCTGAAGGTATAGTGAGCTTCGAGGAGATTGAAAGAGGAATTACAAGTGTTATGGAGCATGATAGTGAGGTAAGGaaaaaaatgcagaaaatgAGTGAATCAAGCAGATTCGCTTTGATGGAAGGTGGGTCTTCATACTCTAATTTAGGTCGTCTAATTTCTGAATTTGTGGACAATATTTCTTAG
- the LOC120017027 gene encoding anthocyanidin 3-O-glucosyltransferase 2-like isoform X1, producing the protein MCARNLMANQVIEKRVPNMKKAELIFIPAPGISHLAPTVEVGKLIINRDDRLSITFLIIEPQRFDSKLASYIESLASSTISNRLQFIKLPRLEPTSSEKTLGIGKLLEDQKPHVKEQVTKIVQTQNGPQLAGFVIDMFCTSMIDLANEFEVPTYLYFTSSAAFLGLQFHLQTLHDEQNVNISEFDGSDAELELPVLLNPVPAKVLPTPFLNKDWQPSILAITRRYREAKGIILNTFTELEPLAVNSLLIPPVYPVGPILNLKSDSAERAGEADKKSDIMKWLDDQPPSSVVFLCFGSLGSFGPDQVIEIASALELSGHRFVWSLRQSPPGGAASAPPTEYTSLVEVLPEGFLGRTAGTGKIIGWAPQVAILSHPAIGGFVSHCGWNSTLESVWFGVPIAAWPMYAEQQFNAFHVVVELGLGVEIKMDYRRSFMDKPEGIVSFEEIERGITSVMEHDSEVRKKMQKMSESSRFALMEGGSSYSNLGRLISEFVDNIS; encoded by the exons ATGTGTGCACGTAACTTAATGGCCAACCAA GTCATTGAGAAGAGAGTGCCCAACATGAAGAAAGCAGAACTGATTTTCATCCCTGCACCTGGAATCAGCCACCTGGCGCCAACTGTGGAGGTAGGAAAGCTCATCATCAACCGTGATGACCGGCTTTCCATAACATTCCTTATTATAGAGCCACAGAGATTTGACTCCAAACTTGCCTCTTACATTGAATCACTTGCTTCCTCCACCATATCCAACCGTCTCCAATTCATCAAACTCCCTCGTCTTGAGCCAACATCCTCAGAAAAGACCTTGGGCATAGGTAAGTTGCTCGAGGACCAGAAACCCCATGTCAAAGAACAAGTGACCAAGATTGTTCAGACCCAAAATGGTCCTCAACTCGCTGGCTTCGTTATTGATATGTTCTGTACATCGATGATAGACTTGGCCAACGAGTTTGAGGTTCCCACCTATCTTTACTTCACATCAAGCGCGGCTTTCTTAGGACTCCAGTTTCATCTCCAAACTCTTCATGATGAGCAAAACGTGAACATTTCAGAGTTCGATGGCTCAGATGCAGAGTTAGAGCTGCCAGTTTTGCTGAACCCAGTTCCAGCTAAGGTCCTACCAACTCCTTTTCTTAACAAGGACTGGCAGCCTTCTATCTTGGCTATTACAAGAAGGTACAGAGAAGCCAAAGGTATCATTTTAAACACATTCACGGAGCTCGAACCACTTGCAGTAAACTCTCTTCTTATCCCTCCAGTGTACCCTGTTGGACCAATTTTAAATCTCAAGAGTGATAGTGCTGAAAGAGCAGGTGAGGCTGACAAAAAGTCTGATATCATGAAATGGCTCGATGATCAACCTCCATCATCTGTGGTGTTCCTGTGTTTTGGGAGCTTGGGAAGCTTTGGTCCGGACCAGGTGATAGAAATTGCATCTGCACTGGAGTTAAGCGGGCATCGATTCGTTTGGTCTTTACGGCAATCCCCACCGGGGGGCGCAGCCTCTGCACCTCCTACTGAGTACACTAGTCTTGTAGAAGTATTGCCAGAAGGATTTTTAGGCAGAACGGCTGGGACTGGTAAGATCATCGGATGGGCTCCGCAAGTTGCAATCCTTTCTCACCCAGCAATCGGAGGGTTCGTGTCGCATTGTGGATGGAATTCAACTCTTGAGAGTGTATGGTTTGGTGTTCCAATTGCTGCGTGGCCAATGTATGCAGAGCAACAATTCAATGCCTTTCATGTGGTGGTGGAGTTAGGGTTGGGTGTGGAGATAAAAATGGATTATAGGAGGTCTTTCATGGACAAACCTGAAGGTATAGTGAGCTTCGAGGAGATTGAAAGAGGAATTACAAGTGTTATGGAGCATGATAGTGAGGTAAGGaaaaaaatgcagaaaatgAGTGAATCAAGCAGATTCGCTTTGATGGAAGGTGGGTCTTCATACTCTAATTTAGGTCGTCTAATTTCTGAATTTGTGGACAATATTTCTTAG
- the LOC120017028 gene encoding anthocyanidin 3-O-glucosyltransferase 6-like, producing the protein MKKGELIFIPSPVIGHLPSTVEVGKLIVSRDDRLSITFLITEPRSFDSKLASYIESLVSSTLSNRLQFIKLPCLEPTPSEHPLDLGKLIEGQKPQVKKQVTKLIQTQNGPQLAGFVIDMFGTSMIDLANEFEVPTYLYLTSGATFLGVVFHLQSLHDEQNVDITEFDGSDAHLELPVLANPVPAKVLPTPLLNKYWQPSNLAHARRFREAKGIIVNTFMELEPLAVNSLLIPPVYPVGPILNLKSDSAERTGEADKKSEIMKWLDDQPPSSVVFLCFGSLGSFGADQVKEIACALELSGHRFIWSLQQTPPQVAAFGPSTGYTNLVEILPQGFVDRTAETGKIIGWAPQVAILSHTAIGGFVSHCGWNSTLESIWFGVPIAAWPMYGEQQLNAFQMVVELGLAVEIKMDYKRSFMDKSEGIVSFKEIERGITSVMEHDSEVRKKMKKMSESSRFALMEFGSSYSNLGRLISEFVDNIS; encoded by the coding sequence ATGAAGAAAGGAGAACTGATTTTCATCCCTTCACCTGTAATCGGCCACCTTCCGTCGACTGTGGAGGTAGGAAAGCTCATTGTCAGCCGTGATGACCGGCTTTCCATAACATTCCTTATTACAGAGCCACGAAGTTTTGACTCCAAACTTGCCTCTTACATTGAATCACTTGTTTCCTCCACCTTATCCAATCGTCTCCAATTCATCAAACTCCCTTGCCTTGAGCCAACACCCTCAGAACATCCCTTGGACTTGGGTAAGTTGATCGAGGGCCAGAAACCCCAGGTCAAAAAGCAAGTGACCAAGCTTATTCAGACCCAAAATGGTCCTCAACTCGCTGGCTTTGTTATTGATATGTTCGGTACATCAATGATAGATTTGGCCAATGAGTTTGAGGTTCCCACCTATCTTTACTTGACATCAGGTGCGACTTTCCTAGGAGTCGTGTTTCATCTACAATCTCTTCATGATGAGCAAAATGTGGACATTACAGAGTTTGATGGCTCAGATGCACACTTAGAGCTGCCTGTATTGGCGAACCCAGTTCCAGCTAAGGTCTTACCAACTCCTTTGCTTAACAAGTACTGGCAGCCATCTAACTTGGCTCATGCAAGAAGGTTCAGAGAAGCCAAAGGTATCATCGTGAACACATTCATGGAGCTCGAACCACTTGCAGTGAACTCTCTTCTTATCCCTCCGGTTTACCCTGTTGGACCTATTCTAAATCTCAAGAGTGATAGTGCTGAAAGAACCGGTGAGGCTGACAAAAAGTCTGAAATCATGAAATGGCTTGATGATCAACCTCCATCATCCGTGGTGTTCCTGTGCTTTGGGAGCTTGGGAAGCTTTGGTGCAGACCAGGTGAAAGAAATCGCATGTGCACTGGAGTTAAGCGGGCATCGATTCATTTGGTCTTTACAGCAAACCCCACCTCAGGTAGCAGCCTTCGGACCTTCTACTGGGTACACTAATCTTGTAGAAATATTGCCACAAGGATTTGTCGATAGAACGGCTGAGACTGGTAAGATCATCGGATGGGCTCCGCAAGTTGCAATCCTATCTCACACTGCAATTGGAGGGTTCGTGTCGCATTGTGGATGGAATTCAACTCTGGAGAGTATATGGTTTGGTGTTCCAATTGCTGCATGGCCAATGTATGGAGAGCAACAATTGAATGCCTTTCAAATGGTGGTGGAGTTAGGGTTGGCTGTGGAGATTAAAATGGATTATAAGAGGTCTTTCATGGATAAATCTGAAGGTATAGTGAGCTTCAAGGAGATTGAAAGAGGAATTACAAGTGTTATGGAGCATGATAGTGAGgtaaggaaaaaaatgaaaaaaatgagTGAATCAAGCAGATTCGCTTTGATGGAATTTGGGTCTTCATACTCTAATTTAGGCCGTCTGATTTCTGAATTTGTGGACAATATTTCTTAG